One genomic window of Mycteria americana isolate JAX WOST 10 ecotype Jacksonville Zoo and Gardens chromosome 6, USCA_MyAme_1.0, whole genome shotgun sequence includes the following:
- the FOXB1 gene encoding forkhead box protein B1, with protein MPRPGRNTYSDQKPPYSYISLTAMAIQSSPEKMLPLSEIYKFIMDRFPYYRENTQRWQNSLRHNLSFNDCFIKIPRRPDQPGKGSFWALHPSCGDMFENGSFLRRRKRFKVVKSDHLAPSKPADAAQYLQQQAKLRLSALAATGTHLPQMSTYNLGVSQPSSFKHPFAIENIIAREYKMPGGLAFSTMQPMPAAYPLPNQLTTVGSSIGTGWPHMYSSGMIDTATPISMASSEYGAYGVPIKPLCHGGQTLPAIPVPIKPTPAAVPALPALPAPIPTILSNSPPSLSPTSSQTATSQSSPATPSETLTSPAPALHSVAVH; from the coding sequence ATGCCTCGCCCGGGCAGAAACACTTACAGTGATCAGAAGCCTCCCTACTCCTACATCTCGCTGACCGCCATGGCGATCCAGAGCTCGCCGGAGAAGATGCTGCCCCTGAGCGAGATCTACAAGTTCATCATGGACCGCTTCCCCTACTACCGGGAGAACACGCAGCGCTGGCAGAACTCCCTCCGCCACAACCTCTCCTTCAACGACTGCTTCATCAAGATCCCGCGCCGCCCCGACCAGCCGGGCAAGGGCAGCTTCTGGGCGCTGCACCCCAGCTGCGGGGACATGTTCGAGAACGGCAGTTTCCTGCGCCGCCGCAAGCGCTTCAAGGTGGTCAAGTCGGACCACCTGGCCCCCAGCAAGCCGGCGGACGCGGCGCAGTACCTGCAGCAGCAGGCGAAGCTGCGGCTCAGCGCCCTGGCGGCCACCGGCACCCACCTGCCCCAGATGTCCACGTACAACCTCGGCGTGTCTCAGCCCTCCAGCTTCAAGCACCCCTTCGCCATCGAGAACATCATCGCCAGAGAGTACAAGATGCCCGGGGGCCTCGCCTTTTCCACGATGCAGCCCATGCCGGCCGCCTACCCCCTCCCCAACCAGTTGACTACGGTGGGCAGCTCCATTGGCACGGGCTGGCCCCACATGTACAGCTCCGGCATGATCGACACCGCCACCCCCATCTCCATGGCCAGCAGCGAGTACGGCGCCTACGGCGTGCCCATTAAGCCGCTCTGCCATGGGGGGCAGACTTTGCCggccatccccgtccccatcaaGCCTACCCCCGCCGCGgtgccggccctgcccgccctgcccgcgcccaTCCCCACCATCCTCTCGAACTCGCCGCCCTCCCTCAGCCCCACGTCCTCGCAGACGGCCACCAGCCAAAGCAGCCCGGCCACCCCCAGCGAGACTCTCACCAGCCCGGCGCCCGCCCTGCACTCCGTGGCGGTGCACTGA